AGCTGTTAAGACTTCTCTAAGTCAGTCAACAATTGACTTATGCTACGGAACTGACAGACTGTTCCAAATTACACATTGGGGGCAGTGTACCACACAAAATAACTCTTTATCAATTCTCTTTTTCAAGGGTCTTGAGTGTGGAAGACAATTCTCTATAGAAAACTTTACCTTCTCTCTTTCCTACCAACATTCAAACAAGGTTGATGGCAACAGGGAAGGAAAACATACTCCCCAACTGGTTCATAGGGTAACATTCCTGATTAGCACTTCCTATTTCCAAATCACCCCAACTTTTGCTCTGTTTCAAATACagaatttacatttatttatatatcctGCCCTCCAtgaaagcaggctcagggcaggtcacaacatcataacaATAAAACAGCAATACATAAAATAACACTAAAAAACTATAAAAGCATTCAGAGTAACTAATATCATTTGGTCTTAAAGGTATGCTTTATGCCCATTAAGGTATGCTGCTTTAAGTCTATATGTCACAACTCTGTAACTCCCACCTGCACCCTTGCCAACAAACAGAAGTGTGAGAGCGTGCCCTGGATCTCTTTTTCAACAAAGGAGGACACCCATTCTAAAAAGGTGTTTCCCACATGGTCTGATTTAAACATAAAACTTGAGACTCAAAGTAATATTCTATGCCTTGGctgtcactttggaaagcttgtCTCTTGTTAGAAATACAAAATTATCTGGCTCAGATCTGGCAGAAAATCTCACCCAGAAATAAGATCATAAGAAGCACCTTGTTGCATCTGACTGGTgggccatccagtccaacatcttgtttcacacagtgatCAACAAGCTGCTTTAGGGAGCTTACATACAGGTCATAGAGGCTGAGACTTTTTATTTCTCTCTACTGCAGACGAAACTCCTCCCTCTCTCTTGATCTAGCACAATTTTATCTTATCTAGGACATGTTTATCCCCCTTCTGGCACCTGTATTAAGAGGTCGACTGCCCCTGGATGGGGAGGTTCCTTTAGTCGTTCTAACCAGTCTGCTGATGGACCTATTCTTCATGAATGTGTTTAATTCTCTTAATGCTTATGGCCATCACATGGGCAGCAAACTTATTGAGGAAAGAAGACCGCCCTGAAtccattgcccatcaacttcattgggtaccCCAAACGCTGAGCATtatgagaaaggaaaggaagaaaggccCTCACTATATTCACATTCTGCACCCCAGATCTACCTCTCCTTCGGTCATCTCCTTCCACGCTAGAATAGCAACATCAAAGTGAGATGCAGCCACTCGGGACTCTGAAGaatacagtatctgaagaagtgagctgtggctcacggaagctcctgccctaccacaaattagtcttataggtgctcctggacgcttgcccttttctgctgctacagacagactaacgcggctgcCCATCCTCATCTATCTCCACGGAAGGCACCCCATTTAGCCgtacagaatggaaatccatctACCTTGcgaaaggtatctgaagaagtgagccgtggctcacgaaagcaccaccacaaattttgtcagccttatgggtgctcctggactcgggctcttttccactgctacagacagacaaacgcGGCTACCCAGGTCTACTCTGAAGTAACCGCCACGTGCAAGAGCCCTTACGCCCAGGCCAGAGCTTTCAGGGTTGCCCTCAGTCCTATCCTTGCGCTTGTATCTAGCCCAGTCTTGGGTTTCCACACACGGTCGCCAACCGGTTGCCCTGGAGAGGCCCCAAAGCAGGCTCCGGAGACCGCGGCCTGCCCCGCCCCAGCCGCCCCCGAGGCGGCCTGCTCCGCGCCGCGACGCCCGGCGTCTGCTGCCTCCGGCCGGAGAGCTCCCCGCGCCCCTCGCGCCAAAAGAGGAAGCGAGCGGCGCAGCGGGGCCAGTGCGGCACTCGGGGCCGGGCGGAAGAGGGAGGCGCCCGCGGGCCGGGCGAGGGCGACCcacggcgggcgggcgggcggctctTACCCCCAGGTGGGGACGTGGGCCTCGTAGTCCCAGTACTCGCGGCTCCTCAAGCTGTTCACCTCCGCGTAGACGCGCGACCTGCTGCCGGCGGCCGGGCCGGGCATGGCGGCGAGGCGGCGGCGCGGCGGGGGGGCGGCGCGGCTGCGGCCGAGGCCGAGGCGGGCGGCGGGGCGGCAGCGGCCCAGCAGCAGGCGCAGCACGGCGGGGGAGAGGGGCGGCGGGGGCGGCGCCAGGCCGCTGCGCGCTTGTCGGCGGGCCCTCGCTGCCTGCTCCACTCGCCGCCGCAGCGGACCCGGaaaaggaggcggcggcggcggcggcctcgcAGCGGCCTCGGCGGCGACACGCCTCCCGACTCGGCCCCGCTCGGCAAGAGAGGCAGCCGCGCAGGCCGGTGCGGGCCCGGCGCCACAGCGACCCCTGCCGCCTCGGAGGACTCCGCTGCGCCGCGCGCGCCGGCGCCCACGCCCGCTCGCGGGAGCGGCCGCCGAGCCCGCCTCCGGGCTGCGCGCGCAACCGCCCGCCTCTTTGCCCCGCCCTCCGGCGCTATGGCAACGCTCGCTCGCACGTTCTCGTCGGGTTTCTCCCGGGCACGTTTCTCCTTCGCCTCGCCGACGTAAACGTCTGAACGCGCCAGACGCGTGACGAAAAGCGGTGCCCGTCGGAGGGGGACGTTGTGTGGGGAGAGATGGATTATCCGGCCCCCCGGCTGCTGACGGACGACGAGTCGGAGCGCGACAGCATCCGCACGGGCGAGTCGAGGGAGATCGGCGAGGAGGTGCTGCAGGACTTGGCCCCGCTCGCCCTGCCCGAGCTGCGCAGTATGGTGCACGAGATGAGGTGCGGGGCGGGCCCGCGTGCGGCAGGAGAGCTTCCGCCGCCCCGTCGCAGTGCGGTGCAGTGGTTACAGCGTCGGGCCGGGCCCGGCTCggatccccgctctgccatggagccGCTCAGCGGAACCTCCCTCACAGGGATAGATCGCGATGGGCAGCTGCGCGAGAGCCTGCCTGCAACAGGAGAAAAGCGCAAGAGTCCCGGAGCAGCTGTAAGGCTGACCAGATTTGGGGTAGGGGACGAggtttcgtgagccacagctcgcctCTACAGACACAGCTGGAATGTGGGTCCACCTGTCTTGTCTTGGAGAGGGAAGTGATttcagatataaggacagatggactcacattctagctgtctctgaagaagtgagctgtggctcacgaaagctcattccctaccaccaGTGTTCTCAGTCTtgtaggtgctattggactcttactcttttctactacctcacggggttgttctgaagataaaatggagaaggggagaatattTAAGcaactttgagttcccattggagagaaaagcagggcataaatgaagtaaagaggATTAATAACTTTCcggtgggtaactgtgttggtctgtagtagaagagcaaggttcaggtccagtagcacgttaACGATCAGcaggatttccagggtaggagctttccagAGCTCCCATAGTCAGATCTGTctatctgactctcaaaagctcctaccctggaaatctagttggtatttaactttaactttaattgaatttttataccgcccatctcccgaaggactcagggcggtgtacagcaaagataaaacatacaaatataaaacaataagaatataaaatataaacatattaaataatttaactcagaacaggacaactcaattaaaacacatttaggccagccccgcttgttggaataataacgtcttaagggcacggcgaaaggtgtgtaggtcagggaccatacggatctccgggggcaattcattccagagggcaggggccccgacagagaaggctctccccccgGGGGTCACCAGCTGACATTGTTTGActgacggcaccctgaggaggccccctctgtgggagcgtaccggcctgtgggaggctatcggtagcagcaggcggtctcgtagatacctaggccctaagccatggaacgctctgaAGATGGTACCCAGCACCTTGAAGCGCTTGAAGGTGCTACTTGCCCCAAACATTACTCAGTAAATTTCCTCACCTTCTATTACAGGGaccagacatttttctccaggtctggcAGTGCTGTCCATCTGGCCCCTCTGCTCCCAGCTAGCTTGCTAGCACACTTCACTCTCACTCTCTTGCACACTCATTTTTATTTCTCTGTCTTGCACAATTTACTCCTCCCCCTGTCGATCTAGCTCATTTTAATCTTAGCTAGGACCTGTTTACCCCCCATCTGCACTTAGGGTACTGTGacctcctctctctttctttgtcaAGTGTATATTACCTTCCTGTCTTCCAAGGGGCGCTGTATTTGGGTCTCCCTTTCCCTGcagtatcttcacaacaatcctgtgaggtagctgaggctgagagagtgatggCCCACATTCACCCAACAACTTACATAGCAAGACTGggtatttgaacccaggtcttcgtGTTCTTGGTCTTAGCCACCGTGCCATACCGGTCCCCTCCCCTTGTTTAGAAAGAGCAGCATAatgctgggatggggggggggggtggaatctgacAACTAAGGCAAATTCCATGTTGCCCGTTACTTCTGCAGAGGAAAGTAGGGACTGAATAATTGAAGAAAAGTGTCCCTTAGCAGGAAGGCAGACCTGTGAAGCTCAGTTGAAACGTGGCAATGGCAGAGGCAAAAGCACCTTCCCGTGCACCTTGGCACACATGTGCGCCATCTCATTTCAGCAGGGTAAGGCTCTGTCACTGCTTTGCACAGGCAGCGGTTCCATCTAAATCAGGCGCTGCATGCATTTAGAGTTTCACGGGCCAGTTCTTATTGCCTCCGCCAGCGTCACCTTAAAATCAGAACTCACATCACTTCTTGGTTTTTGAAATTTGCTAAATTCCATGAGCCTTTCAGAGGTGGGAGCTAAGTTGCCAAAACTGCTTTATAAGAGTTGGGATTTATAttgtgctgcctgccagctgaccttggagggccactgccagtcagaatagacaatattggGCCCAGCTAAATGGACCTGTTGGTCTGACTTGGCATAAGGCTACTTTGTATGTCCACAGAGTATATTTAAAAAATACCCtgtgaagagccccgtggcgcagagtggtaagtggcagtactgcagcccaagctctactcacgacctgagttcgatcctggcggaagccgggttcagatagccggctcaaggttgactcagccttccatccttccgaggtcggtaaaatgagtccccagtttcctgggggtaaagtgtagatgactggggaaggcaatggcaaaccaccccgtaacagaaatctgccaagaaaacgttgtgatgcgacgtcccccccatgagtcagtaatgacttggtgcttgcacagggggcttcCATCTTTACCCACCTACTGGGAAGGAGGAGTGAGAGAAAATAAAGACATGGTGGCAACAGTCAccaaaactttttattttaatctgccctgccaattgggtcaccagtggccagtcagaagccctgctgggcaagtgcctcacctggcctcacccactttccaaaaacatttggtgggcaccagggAATGTGTcggcaggcaccatggcacccacagaaCCCACTCTGGGGATCAACCCAAGTAGGAGGTTTTAATGAACAGCCTCAGGGGTCGGCAATGAGCAAACCCCGTccgttagtctctttccatgaaaacccaaccaggggtcaccataagctatgacttgagggcactctccaccaccaaagaaCAGCCTAGAGAATCCAGGTAAAATTCATATCCCATGTTACTAGCCCGAATGTGCTCTCCAAACTCTTTCAGTAAAATTGCACCTCTAAGGAGCAGGATGCCTTGGGGGCATGTTGTGTGCCATTTGATTATTCTGATCTCTCTGGTTTGAACCACGAAGTGAAAACTCCCATCTGTAATCATATGATGTATAGAAACAGTTCAGATCCTTCACACGAGCTGTCATCTTCTTGCAGCCATGCCAATTCCGTGCTCAAACTGGAGGCAGCAATGTTTGAGAAATTTTTCAATCGGATGGAGCCAAGAGATTTGACCGGTCACTTGCCGCCAGATAGACACGGCTCTTCGCTGGATCTGGGGCCAGCAGTATATGTAAGCAGCAGGGTTGTTTGGCAGGGATTGATATTCCTATTGTTGTAACACAGGATTTGGTAGCTTTGAGGTTGGTGACCAAATGAATCTTGTGGCATTTCTTCTCAGTTTCTGCAAAGCTGCAGGTCTGACTCATGCATGCTCATTCTACCTTTTTCCAGATTCTTAGATTGTCTGTTTGACTCTGTTTAATCCTCTGTTAACAATACTTATCATTTCACTTAATATTTCTTTCAGTTCCTCCCGAAGATCAGAATGATCAGAGACATTCCTCTTAGCCAATCTGCATTGTCTGATTATTTCTTGTTTCCCTGAGAATCTGGAAATAATATGAAATGAGAGAAAAGCAAACAGGCAGTTTGCAATTAGCAGCCAATCACATGCTCTGATTGCTGCTTTGACACTCACGTTTTACCCAGCTGTCAATTGGTCATACCCATCTATCGAGCGTACTTGTAGCTGCAGGCAGTATCCAATAGTATACTATAGACAATACATTATATCTGATCCATCACAAATCCTGTTCACTGCATCTTAATGATTAAGTTGCATATCCTGCTTTAATACTCAGCCACAAAAGCCCCAAACAACAGTTTTTAGCAAATGCCAAATTTAAAAAACACCCCTTGTAGCTTTGGCTTTACACCTTTGTGTCTCGCTTTTCCTTTTGGATTGCAGTCACGCGGCAGGCGCAAGTCTAAATCCCGTATAACAGCAGATCGACTGATATGTCTGACTGTAGAGCAGAAGTGCGACTTAGCACAACGGGAGCTGGAGGAGACCAGGGAAGACATTCAGCGAATGAAGGAGAACTCGGAACGGGTTTTGCAGAACTATTTGGTATagctgtctgtgtgtgtttgggcTATATTGTATTCCTCTTTATTCACTTTAGGGCAAATCCACTAACACCAGCAGTTTACCATTTctggccacacagcagctgctgtGACAGACAAGGCAGGCTTCAAGGTACCAATGGAGCTTACTGTCAGAAAAGAGTTTCCATTAGCTGAGGTTTCCTACCAAGTAAGCGAGCAGCGTTCAGTCATTAAAAACATGTTAAAACTTAAGGCTTTGAGGGTCTCTTTTTTTCCTGAGATTTAGTACTAATCCTGTATGGATCCACAGACAAGAGTAGAGGGAGCTTAAGGCAGCCATTCATGGACACTGAAAAGCCCTGTGGCCTTCGTTCTGGAAAGGATGTATCATTTCAAGGATTCGATTGATTGCTATTGATTGGGAAGACTTGTGGTTTCCTGAAGTGTGCCAAGTTGTCTTCTGCAGGAAGACAAGATTAGCTTTGGCATTATTATCCAAGCCTCTGGGTGATTTTGCTCTTGTTTTATATGTTAAAGTAGACCAGAATGCCTTTTagtgctgactagagatgggcacgaaatgaaccacggaacaaaattccatacggaaTGGCTGGCTCATTTTCACCAAAACACCCGTTCCATGGGAACGCGTGTTTATTGAACAAACGAATTTTTCCAGCTATTCCATGGCCGgattcagagtttcacagaccctgcacaggaggggttcagctgatgggctgaaactgtgaaactgacagtccctgTGCAGGAGGGTTCAGCCTATTtgctgaaactgacagcctctatctcctgctgcccaggctgacagtgtcacagaccccgtgccggtCGCAgcgcggggtctgtaaaactgacagcctggggagcaggaaaagaggctgtcatttcacagaccccatgctggaaccgGCATGGAGGTTGtggaatgacagcttctttctcctacTGCCAGAGCTGTTCTGCTGCCCGGGCTGCttcctgggctgtcagttttaaacgcccaggcagcagaagaaaggggctgtctgtttcaaacgcccccaccagcttcagcagccggtgcagggcagttgaaatgccacggaaccatgaactgggaaaaggtcgaaCGTTCGTGGTTcgaggttccgtggaatgctacgaaccacgaatcacgtcgttcaggtttttttgttctgtgcccatctctagtgctgacatAAAAGGGCTCCTTAGCAGGCACGTTACCCTAGAAACAATATCTGCAGATGGGGTCATTCTTTCCCACTTCCTCACTCAATGCCATGTTAACAGAGGCTGCAACTCTAAGAACTTTTTTTGCTGTgagcaagccccattgaataaaatgggactgccTTCTGAAGAGGCTGAGGGTTGCTTCCATAGAAACAACAGCCATAAAGTTCACCAAGGTTTGATAACGCTGGTACTGCTGCTTGCTCACACCAGCTCCCAGAGGAAGAATTTGGGCAACCTCCATATTTAATGAGTTTCCAACCTTTCAGTCTGGCCTACATATCATCTACAGAGCTCCATTATCATGGGCAAGTCTGCAGAGCTGTTTGAAAGATGATTAACGGTGGCATTCTAAACAGAGTTGtgcccttctaagttcattgaagccagtgggcttagaaagatgcACCTTTGCTTAGGATTCACTGTGATCATTCGCTATCAGTCAGGACCTTGGATTAGAGCTCAGCTGCTTTCAAGTATTCACTGTCTCCACCTGCTTGTTTAAATCAGAGGTAGAGATCATCATGCAGGTGCCGCTATGCTGGCCACACTCTGCATGCCCAAGAACAGCTCACTTCTGTCTCAACTTCCTGAGCAGCTTGTTGTAGGCCCCACCCCAGAGAATGAGTGGAATGTGACATGTCAGGACTTACGATGTGGTTTGAATTCTGCAGGCTGCCTTGGAGGAAGCAGACATTCGTGTGGTTGACATCAAGAAAGCCATAGTGGACTTTGAAAAAGACATCGTCAACACCATAACCAAGAAGAAAGGAAGCATCATCGCTTCCGATAAGGTGTTGAGATACATGGAAGACAAGATCCGCTCCAGGGTCAGTGGAGATCATTTGGCaattttttttgtcattttcccctcacaagtGGTTCTGTCGACGTTGGTGAGGCAGGCACGCAAGACCCTTTTGCACCCGTTAGGCCAGTACTAAAGTGCAGCCCTCTCGGTGCtcaggaaggggggtggggacCATCTGTCTCAGAGGAAAGGGGTGGAATCAGCTTCACCTTCTTTTGAAGGGTGGGAACACACAGAATCATCCCACTTCCCAGTCATCTCAGGTCATGAGCCAGAACATGCACTGATTGGTTGCCAGGATCCAGTAGCTCAGACCTAGGAACTCTGACGGAGGGTGCCAAGGAGATAGAGTCCTAATACGGTCGTCATACGTCAAGTATAAAATTAAACTGGTTTTCACTTTGTtttattgtaaaaataaatatagaGAGACGCCATTCTGTCTCTGTAGACAATTTTTGCCAGTGGCAGTTTCCAGCAGAATGCTGGAATTTCAGGTTGTGTGTGAACCtggttttctctgtttctctgagCAGCTCTGAAAGGTTTTCCAGGCCCCTTCCCCACCCCTGTTCATACAGCCTCTTGGGTTGAAGTTATTAACCAACAGAGAAGTTCCTTGCTGTTTCTGGGGCAAAGTCCCTTCCAGTCAATGGGTGAGAGGCAAATTTAGGCTCAGCCTTCTGTGTTGTGCCCCTTTTGAGATACAACTTTAGCCCCTCACTATCGCAGAAGTCGAGCCAAAAGGCATCAGATTGGCTTGTCTGGGCCCTTTCACACatctcatgtttggtcagtgtggtgcCGTTCTTTTTAGTCTCCACTATGTCAAAATGTGTCGGGATTGATGAGTGCTGGCACTTTAGTCTCCGATGCTgtcattggtgacatcacagcaccagcccttttccttttttctttttttgcacatGTAATGAATTGATGCATTGCTGGAACtctggatcaatctatttcctggatttcttccTCTCAATCCATCAGTGCATCGATCCTacgctggatttaaaaaaaaaaaatgagtggaAAGGAAACTGGAAAGGAAAGTGGGGG
The window above is part of the Eublepharis macularius isolate TG4126 chromosome 16, MPM_Emac_v1.0, whole genome shotgun sequence genome. Proteins encoded here:
- the CCDC113 gene encoding coiled-coil domain-containing protein 113 isoform X1 encodes the protein MDYPAPRLLTDDESERDSIRTGESREIGEEVLQDLAPLALPELRSMVHEMSHANSVLKLEAAMFEKFFNRMEPRDLTGHLPPDRHGSSLDLGPAVYSRGRRKSKSRITADRLICLTVEQKCDLAQRELEETREDIQRMKENSERVLQNYLAALEEADIRVVDIKKAIVDFEKDIVNTITKKKGSIIASDKVLRYMEDKIRSRDVLKEKIRLKNDSLKVQKKKMQMQLRQKEELGEALHEVDFQQLKIENAQFLEKIEERNQDLLRQKMTVGNALQILNFYKRKLQTTTSMATRLVKDIAQRKESLEKIEREGILVEKERNKAELLNKRLRKQLTEYRVPPVLDYVHEKIAVHELENAIKIWERKVEIAQMALQSYRSVWQKAKLASHELQALLPEQVAR
- the CCDC113 gene encoding coiled-coil domain-containing protein 113 isoform X2, with amino-acid sequence MDYPAPRLLTDDESERDSIRTGESREIGEEVLQDLAPLALPELRSMVHEMSHANSVLKLEAAMFEKFFNRMEPRDLTGHLPPDRHGSSLDLGPAVYSRGRRKSKSRITADRLICLTVEQKCDLAQRELEETREDIQRMKENSERVLQNYLAALEEADIRVVDIKKAIVDFEKDIVNTITKKKGSIIASDKVLRYMEDKIRSRDVLKEKIRLKNDSLKVQKKKMQMQLRQKEELGEALHEVDFQQLKIENAQFLEKIEERNQDLLRQKMTVGNALQILNFYKRKLQTTTSMATRLVKDIAQRKESLEKIEREGILVEKMALQSYRSVWQKAKLASHELQALLPEQVAR